TTTCCAGATCACCTCTCcctccattattattttttttttcattttggcattACCCATTTAATCCTTTCATGTATTACTTTACATGGTAGGTTTTTAAAATATGGCAGGACAAAATGTATCTGGTAGATAAAACATGTTCCACCTCCCACACCCCTCAAAAGGGCTAATTATAGTCCATGACTCTCACGAGCTGCTTTAAATTCACTCATGTTGCCAAGCTCAGATGAATTCCAATATACTAACTGGTTTGTCAATTTAGTGATTGaagtacaaagaacaaaacaaaacccacaaagGCAATCATTCTTTTGGCACATCATGCCTTTTCAAACCAAAACTAATGCATGCTCTTACTAgtgatttaaagaaatgaaattattttacaaactgAAGATTTAAAGTAGTTCTCCTAACACATTAGTAGCTGGATTattctttttcttgactttttcttgattttctttttcttcaatataaaaacaaagatagcATAGAATTATTTAGGCATGTGGTCAGAAGAGATTATTTAAAATTCCTTACCCCAATCTTTACAtaacattaaatataattttgcatCAATACTATTTTAAAGGGTGCTAGGATAAATTTGGTATTGTCCCTTGCTAGTTAATTCTGATCTTAAGTAATTCTAATTGTTGGGAAGTTCTACCTTATATCTAACCTAAATCTCTCACATTATAACTGAAGTCTGTGTCTCCTTTCTCTACCCTTCATGAAGATAAAAGTGATTTTCTGTGTAGTTCATTTACTTGGAGACTAATATAAAGAAATCTCTTCTTAAGCTACTTAATCTTTGGATGTTGGTTTTTCTCAGCATTCCTGTTTTTCGGTACATTCTAACGAACAAAATGTGTATCAAGTGCTTTAGTACCCTTTACCAATTCTCTCTTAACAAGTCTTTCTCTAGTTACTCAAGGACTCTTCAAAATCGAGTTACTTTTACAAATATCCAGTCTTCTTAGAACATTGGCGGTTATGAAAGTGGTCATCTTCATAAAGTGGtacaaatcttttttcccccctgaggcaattggggtgaagtgacttgcccaaggtcacactgctaggaggAGGTACAAATCTTAAACACAGTCCCTGTTCCTAGGAAACTTGTATTCTAATCAAGGGAGAgaaatattatatacaaagtaCATATTATCAGGTACCCGTAATGTAGAGTAACACATGATATGAGAGAGAGTATGGGGTTGAGTGGGCAAGGTGGCCTGAGAAGCCAAAAGACCAACTCATGCAAATTATTAGgggcaaatcacctaatttcTCAATACCTCCCAGGCAACGAGGTCCAGCCCTTCATtatggtagagggaatttcctcctCTAGGAATTTCCGATTCCAATGTAATCACAAGTCCAGATCCTATGGTTGCCACTGCATAAATAAACCAAGAGATAGATGGCAAAGGAAGGATCTAGTAAGGCTTAAgggagaaattataaaacatgttAGTATGAGATGCCCATTTCTTTTAGATAGAGAGGCTAGAATGAGTTGTGATATTCTACTAAAGGCTCTTGTGACCCTACTCAAATCAACAAGAGTGAATTTCTTTGTAGTCAGTCACAATTTTAAACTGACCAAAGTGGAGTCTTGTAGATATTTGGGAACATTTGGGAATTAGTTTTTTGGCTCTGGTTATGTGGAGACACCTAAAGTTAGCTGGTAAGAATTGCTTGCTAACCCTGTTACCAACCAGCTGCATTTTCCTTTATCCTCTCAGTAAGATACTTAAATTCACCTTAAACATTGGAAAAAAACCCCTCAGATATGAACACTATCTTGCACTGGTTCAAAAAATTCATGTTGCAGAagaattgtgctttttttttttttaatataatgaaaacttGGAAGAAGAATCTACAGCTGttggatttctctctctctctctttttttttttttcagcttgatTCTCATCCCATATACATAGCTAAGGTTTTGGCTCGGCTTCAAAGAGAGCCCCATGGGTGAAGAAAACACAGAAGGATGATAAATtggccataattttttttaaatcagtatttTGACATTGTCAATTATCACTCATTTTCAAATATGTGTACAGGGTGGATTTTCaagtttgtgtgtatgtttttaaagaaatgtttaagAGTTTTTCAGTCATTTACACCCTAAAGTActgtgtttggcatttaaaagctGTCAGGCTTGACTTTAAAATTGGAAGGGGGATGGGGCAGGTAGGAGTGAGGCTATATACATGCCTGGGCTGGTTAGTTCAGATGGGGTAGAGCATGGTGCTAATGAGGGTAACTTTGATACGCAGATGGGCAATTTATCTTTGTTCAGAGAAAAACCCTTTTGGGAATTCCTAACTCAGTCCAACTATCTCACAAATGCATGTTATTAGTTATTTTGAAAAAGTTATAAAAGGACTAGGAAAAGGATTCTTTTGCCAGAGTCCTTCTCTGATGCCTAATTGTGCCATGGAAGTTATTCCTGAACCTGGAAAGCTGTGCCAGCAACATACAAGATCTGACAGGCAGGTCctaccaaggggaaaaaaaaaaaaaaagctttacatACAGACCCAGCAGCACATCCACCATACTTCTGACATCTGGGGACCAACCTAGCTAAGTTCAAAGAAAACCATTGCCAGGGTGGCCACAAAGGGATGTAAGTTTTTGGCCATGGCAACTCCCAGTGACCTGTTGAGTCATAGAAGATTGGCCATCTCTGTCAAGGAAAGGAGTAAGATCTTGAAGTTCTTAAGAAGGGTATTGTAGTTAATTGAGGGCAAGCCCTTCCTCATTACTGAAATAGTAGCTAATCCTCACGTAGAATAGAAGTCAGCTCTGCTTAGAAACTAGCCTGCTTTTGTACTGCCTGAGAGCTAAGaacagtttttacatttttaaatatgccACAATATTATTTCAAGTAAAAACTGTTCTTAGCTCTGAGCTTGGCAACTTCGTTGTAGAGGAATGCAAATTCTGTACATAAGAGggaatatgtatgtgtttatgtgtgtgtgtgtgtgtgtgtgtgtgtgtgtgtgtgtgtgtgtatacacacacacacacacacacacacatatatatatatatatatatccataatgTCCATTGGGGTATATATACCTATCTCCATTATGTGTccattatctataatatatatctcTTTTACATACATTCACAGAAACAGTGGCAGCATGGTGTGGTGAATAGAGAGCTGGACTTGGAAtaaagaagacctggattcaagtttcaCTTGAATATTCACATATTTTTAGTATGACCTTTAAtttctccaggtctcagtttccttctctgtaaaatgagagagctgaACTAGAGAATGctctcttctagctctagaaaAAGTTCCTCTCTGGAGTTCCCTCATAttgaggaaatataaaatataaaaatagatctagtttaaaaaaatgatagaaatatttACTTTCCTTGGCCATCTCATATCATATATAATCAAATGCAACTGACAACTCAGAGGATAATGGGATTAAAGCTAGATGAGACTGCCAGGCGTGTTGAGGCACACCTATAATTCCTGCTATCAGAGAGACACTAAGGTTGATGGAGCTCTTGAGCTCTGGAATTCTTAGCTGCAGTGAGCTAAGCCTGAGTATCTGTACTAAGTCCACTGCCAGTATAGTGAACTCCTAGGAGCAGGTCACCAGGCTACTAAGGAGAGGAAAGCATTATAGATTGGAATCTGAGCATATTTAAGTACTCTGGTTGATCCACGTGGGACTATCAATAACTCCTGCTGCCATTCCAGCCTGAGATGGGAAAACCAGTatcaaaaaaaggaagcaaaaaccCCACCTATCTGTGGTTTTCATGTTGACTTACTAGAACTTATTGTTTCTCCCCTACAGATATAAAGAACAACTCTTGCCAAGAAAATTGTACATGTTCCTTATGCTCACTCCAAGCCCCCAACATCAGTGACTTGCTCAACGATGAGGACTTGTTAGATGTGATCAGAATAAAGCTGGATCCATGTCACCCAACAGTTAAAAACTGGAGAAATTTTGCAAGCAAATGGGGAATGCACTATGATGAATTGTGTTTTCTGGAACAGAAACAACAGAGTCCTACCTTGGAGTTCCTGCTCCGGAACAGTCATAAAACTGTGGATCAACTGATTGAGCTCTGTAGGCTCTATCATAGAGTTGATGTGGAAAAAGTCTTGCGGAGGTGGGTGGAAGAGGAATGGCCAAAGAGGGGACATGGAGACTACCACaatcacttttaaaaactttcttcctGTATTCCATTGGTTCTTTGGACATTAAAAACTACTGTAGTTTGGATTGAAGGGGAGGGCAGGACAttgatctttctctctctttttttaaagtatttacttCAGAAAAGATGACATTTATGTCCGCAaagcagtttttttgtttttgtttttttattgttgttgtacaagtatgtgtgtgtgtttgcacatCTGTATTTTGATTTAATGTTTGAATCTAGAACTTTAGGAGG
The Sminthopsis crassicaudata isolate SCR6 chromosome 4, ASM4859323v1, whole genome shotgun sequence genome window above contains:
- the EDARADD gene encoding ectodysplasin-A receptor-associated adapter protein isoform X3, coding for MGLSTTKQPGLNRKLTPRHQDDHATREPVEDTDPSTLSFKMSEKYPVQDTGLPKAEEYNSITLKVPPSSDIIHQQEDGYPDSTGDTLSDIKNNSCQENCTCSLCSLQAPNISDLLNDEDLLDVIRIKLDPCHPTVKNWRNFASKWGMHYDELCFLEQKQQSPTLEFLLRNSHKTVDQLIELCRLYHRVDVEKVLRRWVEEEWPKRGHGDYHNHF
- the EDARADD gene encoding ectodysplasin-A receptor-associated adapter protein isoform X1, whose product is MGLSTTKQPGLNRKLTPRHQDDHATREPVEDTDPSTLSFKMGPIIALKCIPDPVFPHLHCYHLLFYFYHDSLLSEKYPVQDTGLPKAEEYNSITLKVPPSSDIIHQQEDGYPDSTGDTLSDIKNNSCQENCTCSLCSLQAPNISDLLNDEDLLDVIRIKLDPCHPTVKNWRNFASKWGMHYDELCFLEQKQQSPTLEFLLRNSHKTVDQLIELCRLYHRVDVEKVLRRWVEEEWPKRGHGDYHNHF
- the EDARADD gene encoding ectodysplasin-A receptor-associated adapter protein isoform X2 — its product is MASAEDPLLTDHATREPVEDTDPSTLSFKMGPIIALKCIPDPVFPHLHCYHLLFYFYHDSLLSEKYPVQDTGLPKAEEYNSITLKVPPSSDIIHQQEDGYPDSTGDTLSDIKNNSCQENCTCSLCSLQAPNISDLLNDEDLLDVIRIKLDPCHPTVKNWRNFASKWGMHYDELCFLEQKQQSPTLEFLLRNSHKTVDQLIELCRLYHRVDVEKVLRRWVEEEWPKRGHGDYHNHF
- the EDARADD gene encoding ectodysplasin-A receptor-associated adapter protein isoform X4, with product MASAEDPLLTDHATREPVEDTDPSTLSFKMSEKYPVQDTGLPKAEEYNSITLKVPPSSDIIHQQEDGYPDSTGDTLSDIKNNSCQENCTCSLCSLQAPNISDLLNDEDLLDVIRIKLDPCHPTVKNWRNFASKWGMHYDELCFLEQKQQSPTLEFLLRNSHKTVDQLIELCRLYHRVDVEKVLRRWVEEEWPKRGHGDYHNHF